The stretch of DNA TATGGAAACAATGATCGATCAAATTTTATTGGATAACTTCATTAACGGGCCTGCCCTGAACTGTATCTGGGATTTCGATGTTCATGAGCCTAAGCAGGGTAGGCAGCTGATCAATTTGCTTGATGGGTGCCGATAGTGAGTGAGCTTTTCTCACTCCTGGCCCCATAATCAGAAAAGGTGTCCAGGTTGCCTTGGTTGAATCTTTTTTTATAGCTTGCTTGTATCCACCCTCAAGAGGGACAGAAAAAAATGAGAGATCTTCAGTCATGTCCTCAGTCCACCCGTATCCCGGATTGTTTGATAAAATCAGATCACCCACGCGGTCCTTCGGCAATTCAAGAACTTCTTCTACGTCTTCCCACTTGGTTATGCCCCCAAAGGGAGATTTGCCATCGCCATCTCGTACTTCCCCCAGTACCTGAATAACTCGCTCGCGAAGTTGGTCATAGTCTGACCCATTTGCCCTGTGCCAGTTCCCACTCAATCCCCGAGGTCCAAGAAATATTCCGTGCATTTGCAAAAACACAGCTTGAGATTTCTCCCAATTGACAACTGGCTCTCCCGTGTTTGGTTCTATGGTAAATTTTAATAGACCTTTATTAGCCAGAATGTTATTAATTCGAACGCTTTGGTTGAGGACATGTGCTCCGTGATCCGAGCTGAAGACAATCAAGGTATTTGGATCTGAGTTTTTGATTATTTCGCCCAACATTGCATCGAGTCTTTTGTACATTCCAAGCACTTCAGTAAATCTATCGTCCCGTTCTTTAGCAGATGCTTGTTGATACTTAGCGCCCAATGGATCAACATACTGAATCCACCATCGTGATGTAAGCATTTGATTGGGATTGTAGACGTCATGTATGACCGCGTCTGGGTTGTACCGTGTTATAACTTCTTTGATTGCTTTTGTGTGCCAATCAAATGAAAATCCCATTTCATCCAAAAATGTACTTCGATCTTCGGGATAATAGATCAGTTGAGGTGGGAAATTATCAACAAAGTCGACCATAGGTCCTAGACTCGTCTGAAGATCGTTTGCAATCTGTGCGGGAGAGGTTATGAAATTATTCAAATTATCATAGAGCACGCGGACCCGGAAGAAACCCTCCTCTTTTATTCGGATAACATGAAAGCGCACATGGGATAAAAATGAAATATCTTCGACTTTCAAATTTGCTGGATGCCATTTTCCCCAATCGCCCTGTTTAAGATCGTCAAGAATTTCCTTTTTATCATGAGAAAAAAGAATCTTGTCGTACACTTTCTCTTTTCCATCAACTTTGCTCCCGTAGACGTAAGCAAAAAACCGTCCTCCCCAGTCTTTAATTTCAAACTCGAGAGGTGGTACAGAACTATTTATCTTTAAGGTCCAGCCCTCCGCAGGTTTTGCATCGACATATTGAGCTAATTTTGGTCCTTGAGTAAACAGCTTAGCGCGTCGACCCTGCTGAAATTGCAATTTTCCGTCACCTCGGGACTCATAGTTAACAGAATGTATATCTGCACCCCAGCCACCCCATCTCCCGCGGATGACAATTCCTTTTTCTATTTCAGGGGGTGTTGAGCCGGGAGTTGAAATGATGGCCACTTTTCTTCCCGCATTTTCAAGCATTGACCAAATAGCCGGGACTTTTCTTGCGACAGACCGAAATCCCCCAACTGATACCTTATTTAGGGGTTGACCTTCTGTGTGCATTGGACCATCAGAAACACCGTTTGCCTTTGGTGGCGCTCCGCTCAGCAAGGCAGCAAAATTCACTGGGGTGTGAGAGGGAAAAACGGGTATGGAATAGCCATAGGAGCCCTTATCCATCATTGTTTTAAAATTTGGAAGATCTCCCCGTTGGGCCCATTGATAAAGGGTAAAGGTGTCCGGTTCGGCGCGCACACCGTCGGGGATCAGCCAATACAGCTTAGTTTTTGTATCGGTCCTTTGAATATTCCTTCGGACAAAATATGTTACAAAAAATGCCAAAATAAAAAGGCTACAGAGGAACAATAACTTTTTCATTTCTCAGAGATCCCCTTCGCGTACCTATTGAAATTATAATTAACTAGTTTAGATAGACAAGAAAAATGTCGGGAAACCCTAACATGGAGGCATCTGCTCAAAGTTGTATGTCACTGCGTTTCTATCCATCTGTCTACCAGATGGTTGGGTAGCCACTCAGCGCGGTAGATTTGTTTTGGCGACTCAGCACTTCCGTTGGTTGGCTGTGGATACCGCCATTTCCACAATATTGCTCCGTACGAATCAATTTCAACAATAGAACTGTGTTCGCATCCATATGAAAAGAGGGTATTTCCGTTGTCTCGCCTCTGCACTGATCCGAGTCCCCTGCAACACATCCCGCCAACAGGAGGTTCGGTGTAACTCCAAACTACTTTGCGGGAAACGGGGTCAATTTCCTCTATGTAAGACGCAACGCCGGGGACATGATATTGTTCTCCTCTATGACAAAGAGTTACAAGTTTTTCATTTGAAATGCTTGGACTTGTTGCGCTTCGGTTGGAAAATGCTAAAATTCGACCATTGGTCAACCAAATGGCGTTGTGAATTCCGCACTTTGATGCGGCCTGAAAGGCCCAGACAACCTTTCTGTTTTCCTTATCGAAAATGAGTGCAATTCCGTTGTAGTTGTCAGATATAAGTACGTTACCTGCTCGAAATTCTGGATGATCTTTCATTAAGTTATTTGGCGGAATAATCTCCACGGAATTGATGTGAAAACGACCAAATGACCCATTTTCAATCGTATCCACTTTATAATAGCTGGGCTCTTTCAATGGCCCATCTATCAATGATTCGATTTCTCCCAAATGATCTTCGGGACGCCAACGCAGAATCTCCTCTCCAGACTGAGAGATATTGACAATAGAATCAATCTTATTGCGCCGGTTTTCCATATTTTCAAATTCAAGATTTATATACCAAATTGATTGATCTATTGGGGAAATGGAAATGTCATGAGAAACGAAATTTGGAACTTCCCAAATTCTATTGTAGTTTCTCATCTTTGTAATGGATCCGTGAAAATTGTCTGCGTAGAGAGCCGTGATCAAATCCCCGTTTTCCATCATGTTGCAATGCATTCCGTTGAGTTTTCGTGTGAGGGACCCATCCCTTTTAATAAGAGAGCACCCGATTCCAAAGGACTGAACCAATATGTATCCATCATCCTCGGGAATTTTGTTTTGGTTCCAAAGTAAAACCCCGTTGTCTCGTGCCTTTTGTAAAATTTCTTGATTATAATTTTGAACATAAAAAAAATGAAGAATGATCAAAGCAACAAAGAAAAAGGCAACAAATGCAAAAATCTGCAGGAATTTTTGTCTATTTTTTTTGGTCATTTGGAATCCACTTAAGCCACTGGGAACTTGATTCTTTTGGGTTGGCTTCGAGATATCGACCGGTTGTCGCAATGTTTTGGTGCCCTAAGGTCTTTTGGACCACGTGAATTGGAGCTCCATTTTCAAGAGCATGAGTCGCCGAAGTGTGGCGAAACCAATGTGGGCTGGGAACAGGATCGATTTTAGCTCTTTTAGCGGCCTTTTTTATAATTCGAAAAACTTGCGTTGTTGAGAGAGAACCGCAAGGTTCCTTTGTGGACATAAATAGAGGGGACTGAGGATCTACTCCGAGATTGTGTTCAATTCGGTAGGTCCATATTTCCTCTATGATCTCGTTAGGGACGAGTAGATTCCGGGTGATGGCTCCTTTTCCAAGAATTTGGATGAGAGAGTGCGATGCCTCCTTTCGTCGAATATCTCCAATTTTTAGGGAACAAAGCTCACCGACTCTCATGCCAGAAAAGTAGAGAAGCTTCATTATTGCACGATTTCTAGGGCTTGATTCAAGGTCATGCATTCTCAAGATCTGTTCGTTGGAAAGTATCTTTGACCCAATTCTGTTGGGAACTCTAATTGGAGATAGGCTGACGGCCGGATTTCTTTCGAAAAAACCAGTTTTTGTGAGAAAGGTGAGAAAGGACGAAAGGGAATTCCTGGTGAGATTTTGGGAAGCAGCTTTGAGGTTGGTCTTTGATTTTAAGAATACAACCAAGTGGCCAATTTCGATTTCCTTTAAAGATCGGACGGAATTTTCAAAAAGGTCAAGAAACTCAACCCAGACGCGCTGATAATAGCGTCTAGTATGGGGAGCTTTTTGGTAGAGCCAAGAAAAGAGAAGACCTTGCTCTTGGCTTGGCAGCTGGCCGAAAATTTGACGATAATCCTGGATTCTTTGCATTGTTATTGAGTTCCGAGAGGCATGAACGATCGGCTCAGGCGCCTGCAATTGATCGCATGAGACGGGAATTGAGTTTTTTTCCGGAATTTCTGTGTCGATATTCATCCGAATTGAACTCCTTCAGATTGTTCAATATCTGCGCGAAAAGGGAGGATTGCATAAATCTTATTTTCTTCCGTTCGAGGCATCAAGGTAAAATAATCGCAAATGCGTCGATAGGAGAGGTCGAGTGGACCAGCACAAAGCTCGAAGAGCCATCCTGTGAAATAGAATTGACGCATCAGTGACTCTACTATTGTGAAAAAGGGGATTTCGGTGGGATGGACGTCGCCCGTCCTTGCCTGTCCAAGGACTTATCAAGTAAATTTGATTTTAGGCTACTGTCGCTAGTGACCTTGCTCAATTCTGCTAATTTTAGATGCCAAGGGGACTTTCAATTTTTTAAATATCAACGCAAGAAAGAGAAATAGGAAAAGGAAAAAAATTGCGAGGATATTTCCGAATTCTTGGATGTCAAAGCTCTGAACCTTTTTAAGTGAGACTCCAGCTTGGATCAATAGCGCTATGTTGAAGAAGGCACCCAGGGATATCGAGGCAAAGAAATACAAAATTGGGAGCCGAGTATAGCCAAAAGTGAAATTTAGCACTCCGAAGGGAAAGAGAGGACTTAGCCTTAAGAGAACCAAATAAAGAAATTTGCGCGCGCCTAAATCCGGATTGAACTGGATTAATTTTGATTGACGGCCAATTCTTGGAAATTTATGAGAGATAAAATTAAAACCATATCGCCCCGTCGCGTATCCAAGAGCGGCGCTGAAAAACGTTATGGAAAAAATTGATAAGATAGAAGGCCAAAATCCCAATAAATAACCACTGGCCACGTTGATGAGAGCGCAAAAAGGAAGGCTGAAATAAGAGCAAACGAGGTGCGCAGCCATTAAAAAAATAATTGTAAGGGCTGAATTCGATCCGGTAATCCGCGTGAGAACTTCCAAATGAGTGGTAACTTTCTGTTTGGTTTCTTCGGATATCAAGAACGAAAAGTGTCTCATGATAAAATAAAGGACCAGACTCAGCAAAAGGGCCTGGCAGACAGATTCCATATGTTTCTTCTTAATGACCATAAACAAAGTCTTGTTCCTTTTCTAGATTGCACAGCCGTCTACTACGGCTTTTGGCTGCCATTGGCCTCGGTCCAATTGCCAGGGAGAGGTGGCAACTCTTGGCAAGCATTGCAAAGGAACGTCACGCTTTCAACTCTTGATTTGAAAGAATCACAAAAATATTCAAGATTTCAGAGAGAAGTTGCCGATGAACTCCGATCTCGCCGAAGATAGATCCTGTTTTCATCCGATCGGTTCGTTGAGTGGAAATATCGGCCTTTTCTCCGATAAGAGATTTTGAAGGGGCTAGATCTGTTCAGATAATTTGACAAGGTCCCTAACAAAAGTATAAACCCTAAGAGATTTCTATGACAAAACTTTCGAAAAAAATAGAGGAAAATGGACGACGACCCCGACGGAAAAACTGAAGTGAAATCTCATAGCCAAGTTTGGGGTTAGGTCCAGTCGTGACTCATCCGCATCTTCGCTTTGAGCTTCGAGGCGGATGTGATGCG from Bdellovibrionales bacterium encodes:
- a CDS encoding alkaline phosphatase family protein, whose translation is MKKLLFLCSLFILAFFVTYFVRRNIQRTDTKTKLYWLIPDGVRAEPDTFTLYQWAQRGDLPNFKTMMDKGSYGYSIPVFPSHTPVNFAALLSGAPPKANGVSDGPMHTEGQPLNKVSVGGFRSVARKVPAIWSMLENAGRKVAIISTPGSTPPEIEKGIVIRGRWGGWGADIHSVNYESRGDGKLQFQQGRRAKLFTQGPKLAQYVDAKPAEGWTLKINSSVPPLEFEIKDWGGRFFAYVYGSKVDGKEKVYDKILFSHDKKEILDDLKQGDWGKWHPANLKVEDISFLSHVRFHVIRIKEEGFFRVRVLYDNLNNFITSPAQIANDLQTSLGPMVDFVDNFPPQLIYYPEDRSTFLDEMGFSFDWHTKAIKEVITRYNPDAVIHDVYNPNQMLTSRWWIQYVDPLGAKYQQASAKERDDRFTEVLGMYKRLDAMLGEIIKNSDPNTLIVFSSDHGAHVLNQSVRINNILANKGLLKFTIEPNTGEPVVNWEKSQAVFLQMHGIFLGPRGLSGNWHRANGSDYDQLRERVIQVLGEVRDGDGKSPFGGITKWEDVEEVLELPKDRVGDLILSNNPGYGWTEDMTEDLSFFSVPLEGGYKQAIKKDSTKATWTPFLIMGPGVRKAHSLSAPIKQIDQLPTLLRLMNIEIPDTVQGRPVNEVIQ
- a CDS encoding tyrosine-type recombinase/integrase, translated to MNIDTEIPEKNSIPVSCDQLQAPEPIVHASRNSITMQRIQDYRQIFGQLPSQEQGLLFSWLYQKAPHTRRYYQRVWVEFLDLFENSVRSLKEIEIGHLVVFLKSKTNLKAASQNLTRNSLSSFLTFLTKTGFFERNPAVSLSPIRVPNRIGSKILSNEQILRMHDLESSPRNRAIMKLLYFSGMRVGELCSLKIGDIRRKEASHSLIQILGKGAITRNLLVPNEIIEEIWTYRIEHNLGVDPQSPLFMSTKEPCGSLSTTQVFRIIKKAAKRAKIDPVPSPHWFRHTSATHALENGAPIHVVQKTLGHQNIATTGRYLEANPKESSSQWLKWIPNDQKK
- a CDS encoding VTT domain-containing protein; amino-acid sequence: MESVCQALLLSLVLYFIMRHFSFLISEETKQKVTTHLEVLTRITGSNSALTIIFLMAAHLVCSYFSLPFCALINVASGYLLGFWPSILSIFSITFFSAALGYATGRYGFNFISHKFPRIGRQSKLIQFNPDLGARKFLYLVLLRLSPLFPFGVLNFTFGYTRLPILYFFASISLGAFFNIALLIQAGVSLKKVQSFDIQEFGNILAIFFLFLFLFLALIFKKLKVPLASKISRIEQGH